The Terrirubrum flagellatum nucleotide sequence ACGGAGGCTTTCAACGCCGGCATATCCGCGTCGCGCGCCGCCTGAAGAACCTCGCTGAGGCCGGTCAGTTGCTTGTCCGCCTGCAGGTCGCGAGTCGTCGAGGAGCGGTCGACGCGCAGATTGTGGAGCGCCGTGAAGAGATGGCTCGACGCTTCGGCGACGCCGCCCATGCGGCCCGCCTGCTTGAGCTTGTCCCAGGACACCCATGAACCATAGGCGAAGCAAGCGACGACCGCCGCAGCCAGTGGAATGGTGACGCCTTTCAGCAGGGCGCCGACAGAAAGCTTCTTCAACACGCAATCCCCCTTGGGTTCGCGCCCCCCGGCGCGTGGAATCGTCAACCGGCCGCGTCAGGCGGCCTCTGTCTCAACTCTCAAAACTCTTCCCATTCCGGATCACTCTTCAGCGCCAGCGCGCCCCGCACGCGCGGCGCAGGTCGCGACGCGATGCGCGTCGTCGCCGAAGGCTTCGCGGTTGCGCGTGGCGCGGCAGGCGCGGCCGCGGCATCGACGCGGAAATAACTGACCTGTTCGTTCATCGCCTGGGCCTGGGCCTCAAGCGTCTTCGCCGTCGCCGCATTCTGCTCGACGAGCGCCGAATTCTTCTGCGTCGCTTCGTCCATCTGCTGCAGCGCCTTGTTGACTTCGGTGACGCCGATCGACTGCTCGGCGCTCGCCGACGCGATATCGGCGACGATCGCCGCCACATGCCGGATCGAGGCCACGATCTCATTGAGCGAACCGCCAGCGCGGTTCACCAGCTCGACCCCCTCCTTTACCTGTCCGCCGCTCGCGAGAATGATGTCCTTGATATCCTTCGCCGCCTGCGACGAGCGTTGCGCCAGCGAGCGCACCTCGGAAGCAACCACTGCAAAGCCGCGGCCCGCCTCGCCGGCGCGCGCGGCCTCCACCGCTGCGTTCAGCGCAAGCAGGTTGGTCTGACGCGCAATCTCGTCGATGACGCCGATGATGTCGGAAATCTTGCCCGAACTTTCCTCGATGCGCGCCATCGCCTGCACGGCCTCGGTCGCCACCTTGCCGCCGCGGTCGGCGACTTCGCCGGCGTTCGACGCCGATTGGTTGGCGGCCTGCGCATTCTCCGCGTTCTTCCTCACCGTCGATGCGATCTGCTCCATCGACGCGGAGGTCTGTTCGAGGCCAGCCGCCTGTTCTTCCGTCCGCTGCGACAGATCAGTTGTGGCGGTGGCGATCTCCGCTGAAGCATTGGCGACTTCAACGGCCGAATTCTGGATCGCGGAGAGAGTGCCGCGTAGCCGCGCAATGGTTTCGTTGACGGCTTCGCGCAACTCGCCGAAGCGGCCTGCATGGCTGGAAACGATGCTGCGGGTGAGATCGCCGCCCGCCATCGATTGCAACACCTCGCTCAACTCGTTCGTCGCCTGATCGACGACTTCGTTGATCGCGTTGACGCCTTCGGCCAACTGGCGGACCGATCCCTGGACATCGCCGATGTCGGCCCGGCCGGAGAAATCGCCGGCCTTCGCGCCGGCGACGATCTCGGCCACATTGGCGACGACGACCTGGCTCGCGGCGGCCTCGGCAAGCTGGTGATCCTGCAGCGCCTCGCGCTCCTTGCGCGCGGTCTCCAGCGCCAGCGCATTTTCGCGGTAGGTTTCAAGCGCGCCGGACAGAGCGCCGATCTCGTCGGGATAGCGCGCCTCGGCGACCGGCTCATCGAGCTTGCCCGCCTGCAACCGCTCCAGCGTGCTTCTGATGTCGACCACTGGCCGCGAGATGCGGTCGCGCAACCCGATCCAGCTCGCGACGCCGACGCCGGCCACCAGAAGCGCGACGACCATTGCGCCCGCGAGCTTGATCAGCGACCAGTTGAAGGTCTGCGACGCATCCTCGACCACCTCGTCGAGCGACGTCGTCATCACCGAGATGATCGCGTCATAAGGCTGCACGCAGCGCTTGCGCCACTCGGTCGCGTCGATCGAGCCCGGCGCGCCAAGCTTCTCGAAGAGCTCGTCGGCCTGCCGCGTCGCAGTCGTGACGGCGCTGACCGAGGCCGAAGCTTTCGCCTTCATCGGCGCCGAAGCGTAGGGATTTCCGGCAAGCTCGGTCAGGCTTGCGACGCTGAGCGCGGCGCCGCCGCGCAATTCGCCAAGCTTACGCGCCAGCGGAGCGGCGATAGCCGCATTCGACGCGAAACTCCCCGCCATGAGCGAGCACTGGCCGCCATAGTTCGCGCGCAGCAGCCAGCCATCCTCTTTCGCGTTCTGGAGCTGCGCGAGTTTCGGGCTGATCTGGCGAATGCCCTGCCCTGTCTGTTGAGAAGCGGCGAGGGTCGCGTTGAGGACGTTTTCGATGGCGTTCGACCAGGGCGCCACCGCCGCGGCCTTGCGTTCCGCCTTCGGTTTCAAGGCTTCCTGATTCAGCCCGGCGAATAGCGTCGCGGCCGCAGCCCATTTGTCGTCGATCGCTTTCGCGAGATCGGCCCGGGCATCGAGGCTCGTGTCGCGCAGTTCAGCAGCGCCTTCGGCGAGACGCTTGCCGAGATCCTCCATGACGCGGGCGATCATCGCGCGCGGGTCGTCCTCGGCCAGCAACGCCGTCTGCACGTCGCCGCGCTGGCCGCGCAGCGCCGCAGCGGCGAGCAGCAATGTCTTGTCGGCCTGCGCGAGCTTAATCGACTGCCGCGCCGCGGCGACGTCCCACAAAGCCGAGCTGATCACCCAGACGGCGACGAGCGCCAATGGCAGAACCAGCAGCGCCAATGTCGCCGCAATGCATCGCTGGATGGATGAAGTAAAAAACATCCCGATCCCCCCACCGTCGCGCTAAAAGTCCCGGCGCGACGGGCCTTAATGCTTACGCAGCCTGCTGCGACGGCGCCCGATCATCGAGCGCGAGAAGCTGCGGCAACGCGATCAGCGCGATCATCGCCCCGTCGATGGTCACGAGACCTGAAAGAAAATCGATGCGCGCGGCCTGAGCCACTTTCGGCACCGGCTGAATGCTCGCTGCCTGGAAGGCGACGATGTCGAGCACCTGATCGGCGAGCAGGCCGACCTGACGATCATCGATCTGCACGATGATCACGACGTGTTGGGACGTCGCTTCGGTCTTGCCCTGATTGAAACGGCAGCGCAGATCGATGATCGGCACCATCACGCCGCGCAGATCGAGCACGCCGCGCACATAATCCGGCTGCCCCGGGAGCGCGGTCACGTTGGTGAAGCCCTTGATCTCGCGCACGGCCATGATGTCGACGCCGTAATGGTCGTCGCCAATGGCGAAGCTGATGAATTCGATAAGGCCGCGCCCCTGCTGACCGCCGTCAGCCGTGCCGTTGCGCGCGTCGCCGAAAGTTTGCGTGTCCGACTGCCAGCTCATGCGCGTGACGATCCCTCTTCATCTTCGTCCGCCGTGTCGTCGGGAGATGTCGAGGCGCGCTCCGCGCCGCCTGCTCACGCACAATCCGGCGAACTTTTCGCGCAAAAACCATGTCTGAATGTGCTTTCAAAGAAGTAAACAACCTGCGCTTGCAGGCTTGACCTTCAGGCGCCTTTCCCGTCGACGAATTTCGAAATCTGTCATTAAGCTTTGCTTTACTTGCGGGCGGAGGCGCTTCGGACGCGAATTCGCGTAATCGGCTCAATCACTTGAATCGTCGGGAGCGACGCAAGCGGGCCCGCGATCGTCAGCCGCCGCCCTGACTCTCGCCGCGTCGTCCTTCGGCCGTCGCGAGAATGACGACGCCGACGCAGATCGCGACACAACCGACGAGTTGTATCGCCGACAGCCGTTCTCCGAAGAACGGCACCGACACGAGCGCGACCGTGACGATGTCGAGGTGGGACGCGGCGAAGAGCGGCCCCACCGGCGCATCACGCAGCAGCGTCATGTAGGTGACGAAGGTCGCGGCGAAGGCCAGCGCGAGGATGGCCGTCCAGGGCTCCGAGACGAGCCGCGCGAGAAACGCGGCGTCCGGCGCGACCGGCGACGTCCGCTCCGCGACAAGCTTGAAGCCGATCTGCGCCAGGGTCTCGAACAGCAGGAGCGTGGCGAATCCGATCGCCAGCACGAACGCTCTCACGCCGCGCCCCAGCCGACGAGAACGACGCCGAAGCCGATCAGGCCGATCGCGACGGCGCGCACGGGATCGATGCGGTCGCCGAACAGAATGCGCCCGGACAGCATCACCGTCGCAATGTTGACGCAGCCGACCATGACGGCGGTCGACAGGGGAACGAGAGAGACGAAGGCGAGCCAGAACAGCGCTTCGCCGAGGAACAGGGCGACGCCGAGCCAGAGAAAAGGCGATCGCGCGAGTTCAGCCCAGTGACCGCCTTCGCCCTTCGAGGCGGCTCGGGTCGCCGCCGTGAAAGCCATCTGGCGGCCGGTGCAGCAGAGAACGTCGCCCGCCAGCAGGAGAAGCGCGGTCGGGGTCACGCGTCGAGTAGGGCTTCAGAGCCCGTTGAACATGAAGGAATAGCTGGCGCCAAGGCCGACGGTCAGCTGATTCGGCGAGCCGAAGCGTTTGGTGATCGGGCTCGAGGCGGCGTCGCCCACCAGACGGTCATAGCGGGCGTAAGCCGTGGTGCGCCACTGGCTCGACCAGTCGTAATTCATGGCCGCGGTATAGCCGACCGATTTGAAGCCGCCTGACGCAGAGAAGGGCGTCACCAGGCCATTGCGCGCCGAGGCGGCCGGCGTCACGCCAAACTGGAGATTCATCGAATCCGAATCAGCGAGCTTCACGCGTGGGCCGGTCGAGAAGGTGAAGGCGCCAGCGCGATGGAAGAGATCAGCGCCGACATCGGCGACGAAGCCGTCTTCGCTGCGCAGGCCATGGCGCACTTCGGCGCGGAAACGGAGCTGGTCAGGCAGCGGCCACCATTCGACGAAAAGGCCGGGCTCCACCGTCCAGGAATAATTGTCGAGACCGGCAAGCCGCCGGTCCATGTCCACCGCGCGGCCGATCGAAAGCGCAATGACCGGACCGACCTTGAGCCAGGGATTGTCGAACAGGGTGAGATCAAAGCTGTCGTCCGGCGACGAGAGGTCCGGCGGCGTCCCCGGGCGGCGAATGCTGAAGGACGGCGCCGGCGTGATTCCATAACGATTGGAGCCGTCATAGAGCGGCCCGACGACGCCCATCGCGCCAAGGGTGACGATCCAGCCGGTGGAGGCCGGAGCGGGCGCAGGCGCAGGCGTCAAATCGGCGGCGAAGGCGGCAGACGATATGGCGAGCGCGACAGTCGCCGCGAGGGCGCGTCCTGCGCGCCGATGCCCGTCACCCATGCCGCCCATAACGACTCCTAACCGATATTCTTGTCTATCCGAATGCCGTGCTTCTTCAACCTGTGCCAAAGGCTGCGTTCGGTGATCCCCAACCGGGCCGCAGCCTTGACCTGGACGCCCTGCGACTCTTTCAGGGCTTCAATAATGTAATTCCGTTCGGCTTTCGCTAACTCCGCGTCGAGATCGTCAGGCAGGCGCGAACCAGCGGACGCGCTCGAAGCGCTTTCAAGGACATAGCGGGGAAGATCGGGCAGGTCCACCGCCGTTCCACGCGCAACGATCACGGCGCGCTCGACGCTATTCTGCAATTCCCTGATATTGCCGGGCCAGGAATAGGCGCGCATCGCCGTCTCGGCGGCGGGCGAGAAGGAGACGACCTTCTTGCCCATTTCGTCAGCGAACTGTCTGAGAAAGTGCATCGCGATCGCAGGCACATCCTCGATCCGCTCGCGCAGGGCTGGCAGGGTCATCGCAAAGACATTCAGACGATAATAGAGATCCTCGCGGAACGAGCGATCGTCGACCATCCGGCGCAAATCCTTGTGGGTCGCGACGATGATGCGCGCGTCGACGCGCGTGGCGCGATCGCTGCCGACCGCCTCGAAGGTCTGCTCCTGCAAGGCGCGCAGGACCTTCGGCTGAATCGAGAGCGGCATGTCGCCGACTTCATCAAGAAAGATGGTGCCGCCGTCGGCCGCGGCGAAACGTCCTGACCGCGCCGCGACCGCGCCGGTGAAGGCGCCGCGGGCATGGCCGAAGAGCTCGCTCTCCAGAAGGTTTTCGGGAATGGCCGCGCAATTGACCGGGATGAACGGCTTCGCGCGGCGCGGGCTGTTGTAATGGATGGCGCGCGCCACAAGCTCCTTGCCGGTGCCACTCTCGCCCTGGATCAGCACCGTGGCGCGGCTCGAACAGACTTCCGTGATCTGGCGCAGCACCTGCTGGAAGGCGGGGCTGTCGCCAATGAGATTGTCGAAGTGGAATTTCTGTTCGATCTCGCGGCGCAGGCGCCTGTTCTCGTCGAGCGTCTCGCCGAGCCTCAGCGCGCGGTTGATCGTCGCGACGACGTCGTCGACCTCGAAGGGTTTTGAGACATAGTCGAAGGCGCCGTCCTTCACGAGATCGACCGCATCGCGCACGGACGCGTAGGCGGTCATGATGATGATCGGCAGATCGGGCCGGTTGACGCGCAGGCGATGCAAGAGTTCGCGACCGCCAAGCTCCGGCATGCGCAGATCAGTCAGCACCACGTCGACGGCGTTGGCGCGGACGAAATCCTCGGCCGCCACAACCGAGTTGACCGCGAAGGCCTCGATGTCGCGCGCCTCCAGCGCCAGCGCCAGCACTTCGGCGAGCCGGAGTTCGTCGTCAACGATCAGGACGACTGGACGCATTCCTTCTCCGTCACGCTGAGCGCCGGCAGCCGGATGGTGAATTCAGCGCCATGGCCGGGCTCGCTCCTGCACGAAATCGTGCCGCCATGCTCCTCAATGATCCCTCGCGAGCGCGCAAGACCCAGCCCCGCGCCTTTCGCCTTCGTGCTGAAGAAAGGATCAAAAATGCGATCGAGCACCTGCGGCTCGATGCCGGCGCCCGTATCGGAGACGATCAGGTTGATCACATCGCCAGCGCGTTCCGCCCGGATGGTCAGACGGCCCTTCTCGGGCATGGCGTCGAGCGCATTGAGGATGAGATTGAGCAGCACCTGATGCAATTGATCGGGGTCGCCTGATATCAGCATCGACTCGCCCGGCTCGGCGACATCGCACTCGACGTTATGCTTCTGCATCTCCGGCGCCGCCATGGCGATCACGCGTGCGACGACATCCGCCATGAGATCAAGCTGGCATTTCCTCGTCTCGCGCGGGCGGGCGTAGTCGAGGATGTCCTGCACCAGCCGGTCGATGCGGCCGACTTCATCGAGCACGAAGCCGATCAGCCTGTCCTCGGAAGGCTTCAGCGCCGAGCGCATGCGCACTACCTGGCTCGACGTCTTGATGATGCCAAGCGGATTGCGGATTTCATGGGCGATCATCGCCGCGGCTTCGCCGAGCACGGCGAATTGCTGGCGCCGACGCATGTCGCTTTCCATCGCCTGCAGACGGCCGAGCTGTTCGGTCATGGCGTTGAAACCGGCTGCGAGGCGTTCGAGCTCCTGGCCGCCTTCCTCCGGCACGCGAGCCTGATAGTCGCCGCCCGCGACGGCGCGCAGGCCGCGCGTCAGAGCGCGCACGGGCCGCGAGATTCGCTCAGCGAGAAAGAAGCCGACCACCGTCGATATCGCGCCGGCGATCAGCGCAAGCGCGACGAACAATTGCCATTTCGACAGGCCTTCGAGGCCGGTCGCCTCGCTCGACACGCGGCAGAGAACAACGCCGACGAGATGGGACTGGTCGTCGCGGATCGCGGCGTAGGCCGTCGCCACCTCATCATCTGGCGAGCCCAGCGCGACCACGCTTTCGGCGCCGGCCATGAGGCTTTGCAGCGCATCGGTGGAGATCGGCAGCGCCTTGGCCGGATCGCCGTCCGATCCGATCAGTTTTCCGTCTTCCAATCGCGTGACGCGCACGTCGAGCGATTTGATGCCCTGCGAGACGGTGAAGAATCGTTCATCCAGAATATTCGACACTAGGACATAGTGACGCGCGCCCGCGGCGTCGAAAGGTCTGACAGCGGCGATGGCGAGCTTGGTTGCGCCGCTCACCTTCATATTCAGCACCGACTTGAACGCGCGATGCGGCATCGATCCGATCGTCGCGGTCGCGCCCGAGGCGTAGCGCGCCGTTCCGTTCTCGTCCTCGATCCTGACATAGTCATAGCCCGCGGCCGCCAGCAGCTCGGCGTAAGGCTTGATCGAATCGGACGAGCTGAGATCGGCGTCGCGAGACAGGGCCGTCGCGATCGTGGAGGCCGAACGGTCAGCCTCCGTCACCGCGTCGTTCACCTGACTGACGAGAAAGAGCGACGTCTCGTTCAGCCAGCGCTCGACATTCTGCTGGAAGACGCCAGCGATCGCCTGGGCGGCGAGATAGCTTGCGATCAGAACCGGCGGCGCGCTCACGAGCACGAAGGCGACGACAAGCCGCCAGCGCAAAGAGAGCGGGCGCGGCCACTTCATGGACGCGCGGAGTTGCGCCCCTGCCCGGCGCAGCGGCCCAGCGATCGCGGAGCCCGGCTCCATGTCATTGTCTCTCCGAGCGTCTTGACGCCGACATAGCCCCTGATCTTCAGCCGATCGCCTTCGCGACGGATTTCGAGATCATAGCTCTTCCCCTCCTCGGGATCATAGACGCGGCCATTATCCCAGGCGCCGTTCGATTGCGCCTTGAGGCCGCTCACGACCTGGAGGCCGCACACCGGCCGCGACCGCAGGCCGGCGCTCGGATTGTTCTGATCCGTCACCGGCTCGCCTTCGTCAGTCGTCGGCTTTTTCAGCCAGACGATGCGGCCGCAGCGCTGCGCGCCGCAGGCCGAAATCTCGACCGCGCCCTCGCCGTCATCGGTGAGCCAGACGCCATTGATGTCGTCGGCCGCGCGCGCAGGAGCCACGCCGATCAGGCAAGCGCCGGCGATTATCGCGAGAAGCGCGCCTGAAATCCTTGCAATCATATTTTTCCCGCCGCCTTCAGCCGCCGCAGATCCGGGTCCCAGCGCGGGAAGCCGGCATAGGGCGCGGCCAGCGCGATGGCGCCGTTCACGATGCGATTGCGATGTTTCACCAGATTCCATGACGGCTTCAGCGCGCTTCCCAGTCTCACTTTCGAATCATACGCCGTCTGGCCCGACTGCAGCCAGCGCCGCCCTGTCTCGATGCAGAAACGGACATTCTCGATCCAGCTCGCGACATAGAGATTATGCTCGCGGCCGAGCGGATGAGTCATCCCGAAGAATTTGTCGATGGCGCGGTCGCGCTCCAGCAGCAGCAGATTGAAGCCGGCGATGACATCGTCCACCCAGTAGAGCATGAACAGCGCGCGCTCGCCGAGCGCGCCGGAAACGGCCGCGAAATAATCGTCAGGCAATTCCTCGAAATCGCCATAGCGCAGCGCGCTTGTCGTGCGCGTGTGCTGATAGAGGCGATCAATCTCACCTGCGATATCGGCGATGCCGGTTCGACGCTCGACGCGCAGGCGCGCGCCCCTGAGCTTGCGGCGCACATCCTTGCGCGTCGCGCCCGACAAGGTCGCGAGATAGAAGTCGATATCCTTCGCGCCGTTGAGATCGAGCGCCGCCACCGGGAGACCGTCGATCCCGCCATAGCCTTTGGCGCGCAACCCTTCAGCGAGCGCCGCGTGCTCGGCGCCGGCAATGTCCTTGAAAGCGATGAGCGACACGCCCAGGCGCTTGCTCTCCTGTTCGATCGCATCGGCGAGCGCGGAAATCACCGCACGTTGCGCCTCATCGCCAAGACCGGGGCGCAGCGCGATGTGGCAGCGATCGGCGAAGGGAGACCCGACGCCAAGCAGACCCCATTCCAGAAGGTTCGGCGCCCGCGCCGCCAGCGCATCCGTGAGTCGTCGGAGGCCGCCCTGCAACGGCGTGTCCAACCGATAGCCAAGCTTGAACAGAGGCGCGGCTGCGAGAAGGCCCTGCTCATCGCGGACTTCGACGGCCGATATCTTCACCGCCGCCGGAGGCTTCGCCTCGCAGGCGCGATAATAGGCCCAGCCTTCGACCTCATCGGGATAACAGGCCGACCATTCCGCCTCGGAGAGCGCGCCGACGCCCGCAACGATGCGGCTCGTGATCATAACGCTCTTAGAG carries:
- a CDS encoding methyl-accepting chemotaxis protein, translating into MFFTSSIQRCIAATLALLVLPLALVAVWVISSALWDVAAARQSIKLAQADKTLLLAAAALRGQRGDVQTALLAEDDPRAMIARVMEDLGKRLAEGAAELRDTSLDARADLAKAIDDKWAAAATLFAGLNQEALKPKAERKAAAVAPWSNAIENVLNATLAASQQTGQGIRQISPKLAQLQNAKEDGWLLRANYGGQCSLMAGSFASNAAIAAPLARKLGELRGGAALSVASLTELAGNPYASAPMKAKASASVSAVTTATRQADELFEKLGAPGSIDATEWRKRCVQPYDAIISVMTTSLDEVVEDASQTFNWSLIKLAGAMVVALLVAGVGVASWIGLRDRISRPVVDIRSTLERLQAGKLDEPVAEARYPDEIGALSGALETYRENALALETARKEREALQDHQLAEAAASQVVVANVAEIVAGAKAGDFSGRADIGDVQGSVRQLAEGVNAINEVVDQATNELSEVLQSMAGGDLTRSIVSSHAGRFGELREAVNETIARLRGTLSAIQNSAVEVANASAEIATATTDLSQRTEEQAAGLEQTSASMEQIASTVRKNAENAQAANQSASNAGEVADRGGKVATEAVQAMARIEESSGKISDIIGVIDEIARQTNLLALNAAVEAARAGEAGRGFAVVASEVRSLAQRSSQAAKDIKDIILASGGQVKEGVELVNRAGGSLNEIVASIRHVAAIVADIASASAEQSIGVTEVNKALQQMDEATQKNSALVEQNAATAKTLEAQAQAMNEQVSYFRVDAAAAPAAPRATAKPSATTRIASRPAPRVRGALALKSDPEWEEF
- a CDS encoding chemotaxis protein CheW is translated as MSWQSDTQTFGDARNGTADGGQQGRGLIEFISFAIGDDHYGVDIMAVREIKGFTNVTALPGQPDYVRGVLDLRGVMVPIIDLRCRFNQGKTEATSQHVVIIVQIDDRQVGLLADQVLDIVAFQAASIQPVPKVAQAARIDFLSGLVTIDGAMIALIALPQLLALDDRAPSQQAA
- a CDS encoding DMT family transporter; translation: MLAIGFATLLLFETLAQIGFKLVAERTSPVAPDAAFLARLVSEPWTAILALAFAATFVTYMTLLRDAPVGPLFAASHLDIVTVALVSVPFFGERLSAIQLVGCVAICVGVVILATAEGRRGESQGGG
- a CDS encoding MipA/OmpV family protein, with the translated sequence MGDGHRRAGRALAATVALAISSAAFAADLTPAPAPAPASTGWIVTLGAMGVVGPLYDGSNRYGITPAPSFSIRRPGTPPDLSSPDDSFDLTLFDNPWLKVGPVIALSIGRAVDMDRRLAGLDNYSWTVEPGLFVEWWPLPDQLRFRAEVRHGLRSEDGFVADVGADLFHRAGAFTFSTGPRVKLADSDSMNLQFGVTPAASARNGLVTPFSASGGFKSVGYTAAMNYDWSSQWRTTAYARYDRLVGDAASSPITKRFGSPNQLTVGLGASYSFMFNGL
- a CDS encoding sigma-54 dependent transcriptional regulator, whose amino-acid sequence is MRPVVLIVDDELRLAEVLALALEARDIEAFAVNSVVAAEDFVRANAVDVVLTDLRMPELGGRELLHRLRVNRPDLPIIIMTAYASVRDAVDLVKDGAFDYVSKPFEVDDVVATINRALRLGETLDENRRLRREIEQKFHFDNLIGDSPAFQQVLRQITEVCSSRATVLIQGESGTGKELVARAIHYNSPRRAKPFIPVNCAAIPENLLESELFGHARGAFTGAVAARSGRFAAADGGTIFLDEVGDMPLSIQPKVLRALQEQTFEAVGSDRATRVDARIIVATHKDLRRMVDDRSFREDLYYRLNVFAMTLPALRERIEDVPAIAMHFLRQFADEMGKKVVSFSPAAETAMRAYSWPGNIRELQNSVERAVIVARGTAVDLPDLPRYVLESASSASAGSRLPDDLDAELAKAERNYIIEALKESQGVQVKAAARLGITERSLWHRLKKHGIRIDKNIG
- a CDS encoding sensor histidine kinase: MKWPRPLSLRWRLVVAFVLVSAPPVLIASYLAAQAIAGVFQQNVERWLNETSLFLVSQVNDAVTEADRSASTIATALSRDADLSSSDSIKPYAELLAAAGYDYVRIEDENGTARYASGATATIGSMPHRAFKSVLNMKVSGATKLAIAAVRPFDAAGARHYVLVSNILDERFFTVSQGIKSLDVRVTRLEDGKLIGSDGDPAKALPISTDALQSLMAGAESVVALGSPDDEVATAYAAIRDDQSHLVGVVLCRVSSEATGLEGLSKWQLFVALALIAGAISTVVGFFLAERISRPVRALTRGLRAVAGGDYQARVPEEGGQELERLAAGFNAMTEQLGRLQAMESDMRRRQQFAVLGEAAAMIAHEIRNPLGIIKTSSQVVRMRSALKPSEDRLIGFVLDEVGRIDRLVQDILDYARPRETRKCQLDLMADVVARVIAMAAPEMQKHNVECDVAEPGESMLISGDPDQLHQVLLNLILNALDAMPEKGRLTIRAERAGDVINLIVSDTGAGIEPQVLDRIFDPFFSTKAKGAGLGLARSRGIIEEHGGTISCRSEPGHGAEFTIRLPALSVTEKECVQSS
- a CDS encoding DUF2147 domain-containing protein, yielding MIARISGALLAIIAGACLIGVAPARAADDINGVWLTDDGEGAVEISACGAQRCGRIVWLKKPTTDEGEPVTDQNNPSAGLRSRPVCGLQVVSGLKAQSNGAWDNGRVYDPEEGKSYDLEIRREGDRLKIRGYVGVKTLGETMTWSRAPRSLGRCAGQGRNSARP
- a CDS encoding GNAT family N-acetyltransferase, with the translated sequence MITSRIVAGVGALSEAEWSACYPDEVEGWAYYRACEAKPPAAVKISAVEVRDEQGLLAAAPLFKLGYRLDTPLQGGLRRLTDALAARAPNLLEWGLLGVGSPFADRCHIALRPGLGDEAQRAVISALADAIEQESKRLGVSLIAFKDIAGAEHAALAEGLRAKGYGGIDGLPVAALDLNGAKDIDFYLATLSGATRKDVRRKLRGARLRVERRTGIADIAGEIDRLYQHTRTTSALRYGDFEELPDDYFAAVSGALGERALFMLYWVDDVIAGFNLLLLERDRAIDKFFGMTHPLGREHNLYVASWIENVRFCIETGRRWLQSGQTAYDSKVRLGSALKPSWNLVKHRNRIVNGAIALAAPYAGFPRWDPDLRRLKAAGKI